The nucleotide window GTGGTAGTTCGCGGCAAGGCGCTCGCTGAGGGCATGCACCGCCTCCACGGCCTTGTCGCGCCATGGATGATCGTCGGCAGCCAGCAGGCGCTCCATTTCATCGGCGGCCTTGCGGCGGGCTTCCATGATCTGGGAAAGGACGACCTTGCTCGCCGGGACGCGGCGCAGGTCGCTGGCCAGGCCGACCTTCGAAAGGAGCCAGATGGCCCACTTGGTCGGGTCGAAGTTCCAGCTCTTCACGCCGTTGCGGTAGTCGTGCTGGAATTCGTGGTGATAGTTGTGGTAGCCCTCGCCGAAGGTGAAGAGCGACATGACGAAACTGTCACGGGCGCTGCAGCGGGTGGAGTAGGGCTGGCTGCCGATGGTGTGGCAGAGGGAGTTGATGAAGAAGGTGCTCTGCTGGACGAGGAAGACGCGCAGCACGCCGGCGAGAAGGAACCCACCGAGGGCGCCATTGTAACCCGTGCCGCCTTTCACGAACTTGTCCCAGGCGAAACCAAGCGCGGCGGGAACGATCAGACCGACCACGAGGGCGATCACTTTGTCCCAGCGGTGCTGCCACATGACGAGCTTGTCCTTGCGGAGGTCCTGAACGTTGTCCATCGGCGGCTCCGGATTCAGCTTGAAGAGAATCCAGCCGATATGGGCCCACATGAAGCCCTTGCTGATGTCATACGGATCATCGTCGTGGTCCGTGTGCTTGTGATGGCGGCGGTGGTCGGAGCACCAGTTGAGCGCCGAGTTTTCGAAAGCGCAGGCACCGAACACCAGAGTGAGGAAACGGACCGGCCACTTCGCCTTGAAGGACAGGTGGGAGAACAACCGGTGGTAGCCGAGCGTGATGCTCATGCCGGTGGCGATGATGTAGAACATCATCATGCCGAACTGGAACCAGTCCATGCCGTGATGCCAGAGGTAGATCGGAGCGGCGACGACGGCAATCAGGCAGATGATGCCGAGGAAGACGGTGTTGAGCCAATTGACCCGTTCAAAGGGAATCTGGAGCTTCGTCATGAGGAAAAGGATCGCTGCGTTTAAAGGGTTTGCGGAGCCGGGTCAATCCCGGGCACAGGAGCCATGGCCACCTGTACGGCCTCCGCTTCGTTTGTCGCGTACAATTAGAAACCGGGGGCGGGGGTAGTTACGCACGGGCCGGGCGGGAATCCCCGCCTCCGCCTCGGTTTTCGGAGCGCTTTCCGCCTTGGCCGGACCGCTGGCCACCCTGTGGCCTGCCGCCGGGTGGCCGGGAGCCGTGGCTGTGGGGGGAACGGTTGCGGCCTTGGTTTTGACCACCCTGACCTTGGCCGGGAGCACCTTGGCGCTGCCCGCCGCCCTGCTGGCCGCGACCACGCGGAGCGGGCTTGGGAGCCTTCGGGATCACCACGGTGAGAGGGATCTTCGGCTCATCGCCCTTCAGATACTCGCCCACGAGGCGGTTGCCGGTGAGTTTTTCGATATCGCGCAGTTTTTCCCGGTCCTCCGGAGCCACCAGTGAGACGGCGGTGCCGGTGGCTCCAGCACGGCCGGTGCGGCCGATGCGGTGGATGTAGTCCTCCGGAACGGTCGGCAGGTCGTAATTGATCACGTGGCTGATGCCGTCGATGTCCAAGCCGCGGGCGGCGACATCGGTGGCGACGAGCAGCTTCACGCTGCCGTCACGCATCTGGTCGATGGTGCGCTTGCGCTGGCCCTGGGTCTTGTCGCCATGGAGGGCGGCGCAGGAGTGGCCGCTGAGGGCGAGCGATTTCGCGAGGCGGTCGGCACGGCGCTTGGTGCCGGTGAAGATGACGGCCTGCTTGATCTCACGGTCGCCGAGCCAGTGGTCGAGGAGGCGGCGCTTGTGATCGACGTTGTCGACGTGGAAGAGCTTCTGGTCGATGCCCTCGTGGCGGCGCTTGTTCGCGGCCAGTTCGACGAGCTCCGGCTGCTTCAGCAGGTCGGCGGCGACGCGGCGGACCTCGCCCTCAAGCGTGGCGGAGAACAGCAGCGACTGCTTGGAATCCGGAGTGTAACCGGCGATGCGGCGCACCGGCTTC belongs to Luteolibacter ambystomatis and includes:
- a CDS encoding acyl-CoA desaturase; the protein is MTKLQIPFERVNWLNTVFLGIICLIAVVAAPIYLWHHGMDWFQFGMMMFYIIATGMSITLGYHRLFSHLSFKAKWPVRFLTLVFGACAFENSALNWCSDHRRHHKHTDHDDDPYDISKGFMWAHIGWILFKLNPEPPMDNVQDLRKDKLVMWQHRWDKVIALVVGLIVPAALGFAWDKFVKGGTGYNGALGGFLLAGVLRVFLVQQSTFFINSLCHTIGSQPYSTRCSARDSFVMSLFTFGEGYHNYHHEFQHDYRNGVKSWNFDPTKWAIWLLSKVGLASDLRRVPASKVVLSQIMEARRKAADEMERLLAADDHPWRDKAVEAVHALSERLAANYHELEAAVAGRVDLSRKALRRWSKETREMLDHLAEVCKLPEVKIPATA
- a CDS encoding DEAD/DEAH box helicase; amino-acid sequence: MNPSIAKAIEACGFENPTLIQAKSIPIVMAGRDLMASSQTGSGKTASFVVPMLHRLMERPGTGRRGPRALVLTPTRELAVQVQEEVRRFGKFTNLTSGIVVGGMGYGPQYQLLSRPLDVLVATPGRLIDHLDQKKVDLSNVEFLVLDEADRMLDMGFVKPVRRIAGYTPDSKQSLLFSATLEGEVRRVAADLLKQPELVELAANKRRHEGIDQKLFHVDNVDHKRRLLDHWLGDREIKQAVIFTGTKRRADRLAKSLALSGHSCAALHGDKTQGQRKRTIDQMRDGSVKLLVATDVAARGLDIDGISHVINYDLPTVPEDYIHRIGRTGRAGATGTAVSLVAPEDREKLRDIEKLTGNRLVGEYLKGDEPKIPLTVVIPKAPKPAPRGRGQQGGGQRQGAPGQGQGGQNQGRNRSPHSHGSRPPGGRPQGGQRSGQGGKRSENRGGGGDSRPARA